In one window of Pristiophorus japonicus isolate sPriJap1 chromosome 9, sPriJap1.hap1, whole genome shotgun sequence DNA:
- the LOC139273395 gene encoding NACHT, LRR and PYD domains-containing protein 3-like isoform X2 yields the protein MSGPPTPMAEGPNRGEDPTSSARMRMDSDPNSAIAEFLTNYNDYQLFQLTKFYRDRLEQAMEGGVDGVSSLLTYEWHFSGQEQRKVTELVEKGNWADSSKLLLNLVMEKGSEARRVMWKSFVNMRHGVPKLDKILKEIQELGSDPSDYMNIARGISEVPSHLEDVQQKHKETLRVQTEILRVNTILMKEKVKIFQLVDRFAELTVISSVRDRTLVEHELLARGRDHEEWTKEHLRRELEKIRTDQMFQSCFSRNHSLRKKREGFSRQSESGSLAAVCRVPGSSAAVSGVAGIGKTTLVQKIVYDWATGKIYPHFQFVFSFKFRDLNAINCRINLRNLILDQYPYFGNILRELWQNPEGLLFIFDGLDEFKDRIDFADNRRNTQPQHRCTDPEDWCEVSDIVYSLIQHKLLPGCSVLVTSRPTALHLLEKAEISVWAEILGFVGEERKEYFNKFFEDQKVAAAVFKHVEENEILYTMCYNPSYCWILGLALGPFFTQTDRRHQRVPKTITQLYSYYIYNILKNHGREIESPRDVLLKLREMAFTGVSEKKIVFRNGDLIKYNLQPSQFLSGFMMELLERDDSAQSVVYTFPHLTIQEFVAALAQFLTPDPGDILKILRDAHNKEYGRFEIFLRFVAGLSSPHAAGPLEEFLGAFLHQTTCRVINWVKEKVEGQSGNTESETGKRDLLNTFHYLFESHNKALARLTVGSVETLTFSGLTLTPIDCVVLSHVIGLCDTVKHLDLRNCNIQCEGLQRLGPILHKCQVLRLSINKLGDSGVKLLSAALRNPDCKIQELDLWGVGLTEACTEDLTSALSTNRSLTVLNLGNNKLGDSGVRQLSAALKISDCKIQKLWLFNVGLTDSCTEDLASALSTNCSLTFLYLESNSITDQSVPGLSRLIRSCRSLERIQASETGNVCHRHG from the exons ATGTCTGGTCCCCCCACCCCCATGGCTGAAGGTCCCAACAGGGGAGAAGATCCAACATCTTCAGCAAGAATGAGAATGGACTCTG ATCCAAACTCTGCAATCGCTGAGTTCTTGACAAATTACAACGATTACCAGCTGTTCCAGTTGACGAAATTCTACCGGGACAGACTGGAACAGGCGATGGAAGGAGGGGTGGACGGAGTCAGCTCGTTGTTAACATACGAGTGGCATTTCAGTGGACAAGAACAACGG AAAGTCACTGAGCTCGTGGAGAAGGGAAACTGGGCGGACAGTTCCAAACTTCTCCTCAATCTGGTGATGGAGAAAGGCTCTGAGGCCCGAAGGGTGATGTGGAAATCCTTTGTGAATATGCGCCATGGGGTACCAAAGCTGGACAAAATACTGAAAGAAATACAGGAACTTG GTTCTGATCCATCTGATTACATGAACATCGCACGAGGTATTTCTGAAGTACCCAGTCACCTGGAAG ATGTTCAACAGAAACACAAGGAAACACTGCGGGTACAAACTGAAATACTGAGAGTGAACACTATCCTCATGAAGGAGAAGGTGAAGATATTTCAGCTGGTGGATCGATTCGCTGAGCTAACGGTTATTTCTTCTGTTCGAGATCGGACACTTGTAGAACATGAACTGCTGGCAAGAGGCCGAGACCATGAAGAGTGGACAAAGGAACATCTCCGGAGAGAACTGGAGAAAATCCGAACTGATCAAATGTTCCAGAGCTGTTTTTCCCGGAATCACAGTTTGCGCAAGAAAAGAGAGGGATTCTCCCGACAATCCGAATCTGGGAGTTTAGCAGCAGTGTGCAGGGTCCCAGGGAGTTCAGCAGCAGTGAGCGGAGTTGCGGGGATTGGAAAAACAACACTGGTACAAAAGATCGTTTATGACTGGGCCACTGGGAAAATATACCCACACTTCCAATTTGTTTTCAGTTTTAAATTCCGGGATTTGAACGCCATTAACTGTAGAATAAACCTGAGGAATCTGATACTGGATCAGTATCCTTACTTTGGGAATATTCTGAGAGAACTCTGGCAGAACCCAGAGGGATTGCTGTTTATATTCGATGGTTTGGATGAATTCAAGGACAGGATCGATTTTGCTGACAATCGGAGAAATACACAACCTCAGCACCGGTGCACAGATCCCGAAGACTGGTGTGAAGTGTCTGACATTGTGTACAGTTTAATACAGCACAAGCTGCTCCCAGGATGTTCAGTGCTAGTGACCAGCCGCCCCACTGCATTACATTTATTGGAAAAGGCTGAGATCAGTGTCTGGGCTGAAATCCTGGGATTTGTTGGTGAAGAACGGAAGGAATATTTCAACAAGTTTTTTGAAGATCAGAAGGTGGCAGCAGCTGTTTTCAAACACGTGGAAGAGAACGAGATCCTGTACACCATGTGCTACAACCCTTCCTACTGCTGGATCCTCGGTCTGGCACTGGGTCCCTtctttacacagacagataggagaCATCAGCGAGTTCCCAAGACCATCACCCAACTATATTCCTACTATATTTACAACATACTGAAAAACCATGGCCGAGAGATTGAAAGCCCCCGTGATGTGTTGCTGAAGCTCCGTGAGATGGCCTTCACAGGAGTCTCGGAGAAGAAGATTGTGTTTAGGAATGGAGATTTGATCAAGTACAATCTGCAACCTTCCCAGTTCCTGTCTGGGTTCATGATGGAActtttggagagagatgattctGCCCAGAGCGTGGTGTACACATTCCCGCACCTCACCATCCAAGAGTTTGTAGCCGCACTCGCACAATTCCTGACTCCAGATCCCGGGGACATCCTGAAAATCCTCCGCGATGCCCACAACAAGGAATATGGGCGATTTGAGATATTTCTCCGGTTTGTTGCTGGTCTCTCCTCCCCTCATGCAGCTGGGCCCCTGGAGGAGTTTCTGGGCGCATTTCTTCATCAaaccacctgccgagtgattaactgGGTGAAGGAGAAGGTTGAAGGTCAGAGTGGGAACACAGAGAGTGAAACCGGTAAAAGGGACCTGCTGAACACATTCCACTACCTGTTTGAGTCTCACAATAAAGCCCTGGCTCGGCTCACAGTGGGATCTGTGGAAACACTTACATTTAGTGGATTGACACTGACCCCGATTGACTGTGTGGTCCTGTCTCATGTCATTGGACTCTGTGATACTGTAAAACACCTCGATCTACGGAACTGCAACATTCAGTGTGAAGGACTCCAGCGGCTGGGACCCATACTGCACAAATGCCAGGTGTTGAG ACTGAGCATCAATAAACTGGGAGATTCCGGAGTGAAATTACTGTCTGCGGCTCTGAGGAACCCGGACTGTAAAATACAGGAACTGGA tCTGTGGGGCGTCGGTCTCACAGAAGCATGTACCGAGGATCTCACCTCCGCTCTCAGTACAAACCGCTCACTGACGGTTCTGAACCTGGGTAATAATAAACTGGGAGATTCAGGAGTGAGACAACTGTCTGCGGCTCTGAAGATCTCAGACTGTAAAATACAGAAACTGTG gcTGTTTAATGTGGGTCTCACAGATTCTTGTACCGAGGATCTCGCCTCCGCTCTCAGTACAAACTGCTCACTGACGTTTCTCTACCTGGAATCAAACTCCATCacggatcaatctgtccccggtctcagCCGTCTCATACGGAGCTGCAGGAGTCTGGAGCGGATCCA
- the LOC139273395 gene encoding NACHT, LRR and PYD domains-containing protein 3-like isoform X1 produces MSGPPTPMAEGPNRGEDPTSSARMRMDSDPNSAIAEFLTNYNDYQLFQLTKFYRDRLEQAMEGGVDGVSSLLTYEWHFSGQEQRKVTELVEKGNWADSSKLLLNLVMEKGSEARRVMWKSFVNMRHGVPKLDKILKEIQELGSDPSDYMNIARGISEVPSHLEDVQQKHKETLRVQTEILRVNTILMKEKVKIFQLVDRFAELTVISSVRDRTLVEHELLARGRDHEEWTKEHLRRELEKIRTDQMFQSCFSRNHSLRKKREGFSRQSESGSLAAVCRVPGSSAAVSGVAGIGKTTLVQKIVYDWATGKIYPHFQFVFSFKFRDLNAINCRINLRNLILDQYPYFGNILRELWQNPEGLLFIFDGLDEFKDRIDFADNRRNTQPQHRCTDPEDWCEVSDIVYSLIQHKLLPGCSVLVTSRPTALHLLEKAEISVWAEILGFVGEERKEYFNKFFEDQKVAAAVFKHVEENEILYTMCYNPSYCWILGLALGPFFTQTDRRHQRVPKTITQLYSYYIYNILKNHGREIESPRDVLLKLREMAFTGVSEKKIVFRNGDLIKYNLQPSQFLSGFMMELLERDDSAQSVVYTFPHLTIQEFVAALAQFLTPDPGDILKILRDAHNKEYGRFEIFLRFVAGLSSPHAAGPLEEFLGAFLHQTTCRVINWVKEKVEGQSGNTESETGKRDLLNTFHYLFESHNKALARLTVGSVETLTFSGLTLTPIDCVVLSHVIGLCDTVKHLDLRNCNIQCEGLQRLGPILHKCQVLRLSINKLGDSGVKLLSAALRNPDCKIQELDLWGVGLTEACTEDLTSALSTNRSLTVLNLGNNKLGDSGVRQLSAALKISDCKIQKLWLFNVGLTDSCTEDLASALSTNCSLTFLYLESNSITDQSVPGLSRLIRSCRSLERIQLRGNQFSSNGKRHLESLRESRHGLSVEV; encoded by the exons ATGTCTGGTCCCCCCACCCCCATGGCTGAAGGTCCCAACAGGGGAGAAGATCCAACATCTTCAGCAAGAATGAGAATGGACTCTG ATCCAAACTCTGCAATCGCTGAGTTCTTGACAAATTACAACGATTACCAGCTGTTCCAGTTGACGAAATTCTACCGGGACAGACTGGAACAGGCGATGGAAGGAGGGGTGGACGGAGTCAGCTCGTTGTTAACATACGAGTGGCATTTCAGTGGACAAGAACAACGG AAAGTCACTGAGCTCGTGGAGAAGGGAAACTGGGCGGACAGTTCCAAACTTCTCCTCAATCTGGTGATGGAGAAAGGCTCTGAGGCCCGAAGGGTGATGTGGAAATCCTTTGTGAATATGCGCCATGGGGTACCAAAGCTGGACAAAATACTGAAAGAAATACAGGAACTTG GTTCTGATCCATCTGATTACATGAACATCGCACGAGGTATTTCTGAAGTACCCAGTCACCTGGAAG ATGTTCAACAGAAACACAAGGAAACACTGCGGGTACAAACTGAAATACTGAGAGTGAACACTATCCTCATGAAGGAGAAGGTGAAGATATTTCAGCTGGTGGATCGATTCGCTGAGCTAACGGTTATTTCTTCTGTTCGAGATCGGACACTTGTAGAACATGAACTGCTGGCAAGAGGCCGAGACCATGAAGAGTGGACAAAGGAACATCTCCGGAGAGAACTGGAGAAAATCCGAACTGATCAAATGTTCCAGAGCTGTTTTTCCCGGAATCACAGTTTGCGCAAGAAAAGAGAGGGATTCTCCCGACAATCCGAATCTGGGAGTTTAGCAGCAGTGTGCAGGGTCCCAGGGAGTTCAGCAGCAGTGAGCGGAGTTGCGGGGATTGGAAAAACAACACTGGTACAAAAGATCGTTTATGACTGGGCCACTGGGAAAATATACCCACACTTCCAATTTGTTTTCAGTTTTAAATTCCGGGATTTGAACGCCATTAACTGTAGAATAAACCTGAGGAATCTGATACTGGATCAGTATCCTTACTTTGGGAATATTCTGAGAGAACTCTGGCAGAACCCAGAGGGATTGCTGTTTATATTCGATGGTTTGGATGAATTCAAGGACAGGATCGATTTTGCTGACAATCGGAGAAATACACAACCTCAGCACCGGTGCACAGATCCCGAAGACTGGTGTGAAGTGTCTGACATTGTGTACAGTTTAATACAGCACAAGCTGCTCCCAGGATGTTCAGTGCTAGTGACCAGCCGCCCCACTGCATTACATTTATTGGAAAAGGCTGAGATCAGTGTCTGGGCTGAAATCCTGGGATTTGTTGGTGAAGAACGGAAGGAATATTTCAACAAGTTTTTTGAAGATCAGAAGGTGGCAGCAGCTGTTTTCAAACACGTGGAAGAGAACGAGATCCTGTACACCATGTGCTACAACCCTTCCTACTGCTGGATCCTCGGTCTGGCACTGGGTCCCTtctttacacagacagataggagaCATCAGCGAGTTCCCAAGACCATCACCCAACTATATTCCTACTATATTTACAACATACTGAAAAACCATGGCCGAGAGATTGAAAGCCCCCGTGATGTGTTGCTGAAGCTCCGTGAGATGGCCTTCACAGGAGTCTCGGAGAAGAAGATTGTGTTTAGGAATGGAGATTTGATCAAGTACAATCTGCAACCTTCCCAGTTCCTGTCTGGGTTCATGATGGAActtttggagagagatgattctGCCCAGAGCGTGGTGTACACATTCCCGCACCTCACCATCCAAGAGTTTGTAGCCGCACTCGCACAATTCCTGACTCCAGATCCCGGGGACATCCTGAAAATCCTCCGCGATGCCCACAACAAGGAATATGGGCGATTTGAGATATTTCTCCGGTTTGTTGCTGGTCTCTCCTCCCCTCATGCAGCTGGGCCCCTGGAGGAGTTTCTGGGCGCATTTCTTCATCAaaccacctgccgagtgattaactgGGTGAAGGAGAAGGTTGAAGGTCAGAGTGGGAACACAGAGAGTGAAACCGGTAAAAGGGACCTGCTGAACACATTCCACTACCTGTTTGAGTCTCACAATAAAGCCCTGGCTCGGCTCACAGTGGGATCTGTGGAAACACTTACATTTAGTGGATTGACACTGACCCCGATTGACTGTGTGGTCCTGTCTCATGTCATTGGACTCTGTGATACTGTAAAACACCTCGATCTACGGAACTGCAACATTCAGTGTGAAGGACTCCAGCGGCTGGGACCCATACTGCACAAATGCCAGGTGTTGAG ACTGAGCATCAATAAACTGGGAGATTCCGGAGTGAAATTACTGTCTGCGGCTCTGAGGAACCCGGACTGTAAAATACAGGAACTGGA tCTGTGGGGCGTCGGTCTCACAGAAGCATGTACCGAGGATCTCACCTCCGCTCTCAGTACAAACCGCTCACTGACGGTTCTGAACCTGGGTAATAATAAACTGGGAGATTCAGGAGTGAGACAACTGTCTGCGGCTCTGAAGATCTCAGACTGTAAAATACAGAAACTGTG gcTGTTTAATGTGGGTCTCACAGATTCTTGTACCGAGGATCTCGCCTCCGCTCTCAGTACAAACTGCTCACTGACGTTTCTCTACCTGGAATCAAACTCCATCacggatcaatctgtccccggtctcagCCGTCTCATACGGAGCTGCAGGAGTCTGGAGCGGATCCA GCTGAGGGGGAATCAGTTCAGTTCAAATGGAAAGAGACACCTGGAGTCGTTGCGGGAATCCAGACACGGACTGAGTGTGGAAGTGTGA